A region from the Inhella inkyongensis genome encodes:
- a CDS encoding outer membrane protein assembly factor BamD has product MKRWAGAAALGLLAACGSTVKDDPNSQASLDKLYVEAKEELSTGAYERAIKLLERVEGRAAGTVMAQQAMLEMAWAQHRSGEKAQALSTLDRFIKLHPSSAGLDYALYLKGLVNFNEDLGFFGRFAGQDISERDQQASRDALQAFRELVERFPQSRYSEDSRIRIDFITNMLARHEVHVARYYYQRGAYVAAASRAQTAVTDYQYAPATEEALHLLAQSYEQLKLTALRDDALRVLRKSYPSSQYLPGNEPPARSWWQFWRS; this is encoded by the coding sequence ATGAAGCGGTGGGCCGGCGCGGCGGCCCTGGGCCTGCTCGCAGCCTGCGGCAGCACCGTCAAGGATGACCCCAACTCCCAGGCCAGCCTTGACAAATTGTATGTAGAGGCCAAGGAAGAGCTGAGCACCGGGGCATACGAACGCGCCATCAAGCTGCTGGAACGCGTGGAAGGCCGCGCCGCCGGCACCGTGATGGCCCAGCAAGCTATGCTGGAAATGGCCTGGGCGCAGCACCGCAGCGGCGAAAAGGCCCAGGCGCTCTCCACGCTGGATCGCTTCATCAAGCTCCACCCCTCCAGCGCCGGCCTGGACTACGCGCTGTACCTGAAGGGCCTGGTCAACTTCAATGAGGACCTGGGCTTCTTCGGACGCTTTGCCGGTCAGGATATTTCGGAGCGCGATCAGCAGGCCTCGCGTGATGCACTGCAAGCGTTTCGCGAATTGGTCGAGCGCTTCCCGCAATCGCGCTACAGCGAAGACAGCCGCATCCGCATTGACTTCATCACCAACATGCTTGCGCGCCACGAAGTCCATGTCGCGCGCTACTACTACCAGCGTGGCGCATATGTGGCTGCGGCCAGCCGCGCCCAGACGGCGGTGACGGACTACCAGTACGCCCCCGCAACCGAAGAGGCGCTGCACCTTTTGGCACAAAGCTACGAACAGCTGAAGCTGACGGCGCTGCGCGACGATGCGCTGCGCGTGCTGCGCAAGAGCTACCCGAGCAGCCAGTATTTGCCCGGCAACGAGCCGCCGGCTCGAAGCTGGTGGCAGTTCTGGCGCTCTTGA
- a CDS encoding PP2C family protein-serine/threonine phosphatase, which translates to MAIPPRSTKPVHRPVATHRLVAATGIHRGDRLYQQDQVCVIAHPQVSGSMLALVADGMGGKSGGRKAADQVVLTAQQLYERHSPSEESPQELLRQLCAEAHLMIKLTALSAEEEPHSTLAAFLITPERQCYWIHSGDSRIFHFRGPTLLKRTLDQSYVQRLINEGTLTEAEAAVHPQSNLLTACLGTVQDPEPVEAAIGELEVGDVLMCCSDGLWHYFNTRELGIVLQSLPPREAAELLINKARQRAQGGGDNLSLAIVKIEAAS; encoded by the coding sequence ATGGCCATCCCGCCCCGCAGCACCAAACCCGTCCATCGCCCGGTGGCGACCCACCGCTTGGTCGCAGCCACCGGCATTCACCGGGGCGACCGCCTGTACCAGCAGGATCAGGTTTGTGTGATCGCGCACCCGCAGGTCAGCGGCTCCATGCTGGCCCTGGTGGCAGACGGCATGGGCGGCAAGAGCGGCGGTCGAAAGGCGGCAGATCAGGTGGTCCTGACTGCCCAGCAGCTGTACGAGCGTCACTCGCCCTCGGAAGAGAGCCCGCAAGAGCTGCTACGCCAGCTGTGTGCAGAAGCTCACCTGATGATCAAGCTCACGGCCCTGTCCGCTGAGGAAGAACCCCACAGCACCCTCGCTGCGTTCTTGATTACCCCGGAGCGTCAGTGCTACTGGATCCACAGCGGCGACTCGCGCATCTTTCACTTTCGCGGCCCCACCCTCCTCAAGCGCACACTGGACCAGTCCTATGTGCAGCGCCTGATCAATGAGGGCACGTTGACCGAGGCCGAGGCAGCGGTGCATCCGCAGTCCAATCTGCTGACGGCTTGCCTGGGCACCGTTCAGGATCCCGAGCCCGTCGAAGCTGCGATCGGTGAGCTGGAAGTGGGTGATGTGCTGATGTGCTGCAGCGATGGCCTCTGGCACTACTTCAACACGCGCGAACTCGGCATCGTGCTTCAGAGCCTGCCCCCGCGCGAGGCCGCCGAACTGCTGATCAACAAGGCGCGTCAGCGCGCGCAGGGCGGTGGCGACAACCTGTCCCTGGCCATCGTCAAGATCGAAGCCGCCAGTTAA
- a CDS encoding serine hydrolase, whose translation MRRLRWWGFVVALAVGGSSLGLAPVYAAAKKEAKRSEQQIQVRTTKPKASAPRKAVKGKASVKRKAVVAQRQAIIPARPTHGQLAGLHRTDDPLDLKSNVALVMDQETNEVLLAKNEAAVLPIASITKLMTALVVSEAQQDLDEVLTISSEDIDTEKHTGSRLAVGTRLTRGELMHLALMSSENRAANALGRHYPGGLQAAVAAMNQKARQLGMADTRYVEPTGLSSANQSSASDLARLVKVAYEVPLLRELSTSTEHKVRVGRRDMAFRTTNGLVRSPTWDIGLQKTGYIAEAGRCLVMQAEMAGRKLILVFLDSAGKYSRIGDAERVRRWLSTHRAG comes from the coding sequence ATGCGGCGTTTGCGTTGGTGGGGCTTTGTGGTGGCGTTGGCTGTGGGGGGCTCAAGCCTGGGCTTGGCTCCGGTGTATGCCGCAGCCAAGAAGGAGGCCAAACGCAGCGAGCAGCAAATTCAAGTTCGCACGACCAAGCCCAAGGCCAGTGCGCCGCGTAAGGCGGTCAAGGGCAAGGCAAGCGTTAAGCGCAAGGCGGTGGTCGCGCAGCGCCAAGCCATCATCCCGGCTCGGCCTACGCATGGCCAATTGGCTGGTTTGCATCGGACCGACGACCCGCTGGACCTCAAGTCCAATGTGGCACTGGTGATGGACCAAGAGACCAATGAGGTCTTGCTGGCCAAGAACGAGGCCGCCGTGCTGCCCATCGCCTCCATCACCAAGCTGATGACTGCGCTGGTGGTTAGTGAAGCGCAGCAGGATTTGGATGAGGTGTTGACCATCTCGTCCGAGGACATCGACACCGAAAAGCATACGGGCTCGCGCCTGGCTGTGGGCACGCGGCTGACTCGTGGAGAGTTGATGCACTTGGCCTTGATGTCCAGTGAGAACCGAGCTGCCAATGCCTTGGGCCGTCACTATCCCGGTGGGTTGCAGGCGGCTGTGGCGGCCATGAACCAGAAGGCGCGCCAACTGGGAATGGCCGATACGCGGTATGTGGAGCCGACGGGCTTGTCCAGCGCAAACCAGAGCAGCGCCAGTGATCTGGCACGTTTGGTCAAGGTGGCCTATGAAGTGCCGCTGCTGCGGGAGTTGTCCACGTCGACCGAGCACAAGGTTCGGGTGGGTCGGCGCGATATGGCGTTCCGTACAACCAACGGTTTGGTGCGCAGTCCGACCTGGGATATTGGCCTGCAAAAGACGGGCTATATCGCCGAAGCGGGTCGCTGCCTGGTGATGCAGGCCGAAATGGCCGGGCGCAAGCTGATCTTGGTGTTCCTGGATTCGGCTGGCAAGTACAGCCGGATTGGCGACGCGGAACGTGTGCGTCGTTGGCTGAGCACCCATCGGGCGGGCTGA
- a CDS encoding 2-isopropylmalate synthase, which translates to MADRLIIFDTTLRDGEQSPGASMTKDEKLRIARQLERLRVDVIEAGFAAASPGDFEAVKAIAEAVRESRICSLARANDRDLSRAAEALRGANAARIHTFIATSELHMEKKLRMTRDQVLEQARLAVRFARNHCDDVEFSPEDGYRSDPDFLCRVIEAVITEGAGTINIPDTVGYAIPELYGEFIADLRRRIPNSDKAIWSVHCHNDLGMAVANSLAGVKIGGARQVECTINGLGERAGNCSLEEVVMAVKTRRDHFGLEVGIDASQIVAASRLVSQTTGFVVQPNKAVVGANAFAHASGIHQDGVLKARDTYEIMRAEDVGWAANKIVLGKLSGRNAFKQRLEQLGIQLDGEAEVNEAFQRFKDLADRKAEVFDEDILALVMEEQADHEPDHYRLLALAQRSEMGERPHAAVVFEAGGVEYRAESDGNGPVDACVRAIESQLQSGAELLLFSVNAISSGSSESQGEVSMRLQHAGRVVNAVGADPDIIVASAKAYLNALNKLRSKNERLPAQG; encoded by the coding sequence ATGGCCGACCGTCTGATCATCTTTGACACCACCTTGCGCGATGGCGAGCAGTCGCCCGGCGCGTCGATGACCAAGGACGAAAAGCTGCGCATTGCGCGGCAGTTGGAGCGCCTGCGGGTGGATGTGATCGAGGCCGGATTTGCTGCGGCCAGCCCAGGCGACTTCGAGGCGGTGAAGGCCATTGCTGAAGCGGTGCGTGAGTCGCGCATCTGCTCGCTGGCGCGGGCCAACGACCGCGACCTCAGCCGCGCGGCCGAGGCTCTGCGGGGGGCTAACGCGGCGCGCATTCACACCTTCATCGCCACCAGCGAACTCCATATGGAGAAGAAGCTGCGCATGACCCGGGACCAGGTACTGGAGCAGGCGCGCTTGGCGGTGCGCTTTGCGCGCAATCACTGTGATGACGTTGAGTTCTCTCCTGAAGATGGCTACCGCAGCGATCCTGATTTTCTTTGCCGGGTCATCGAGGCAGTGATTACCGAGGGCGCTGGCACCATCAATATTCCCGACACCGTGGGCTATGCCATCCCTGAGCTCTATGGTGAATTCATCGCCGACCTGCGCCGGCGTATTCCCAATAGCGACAAGGCCATCTGGAGCGTGCACTGCCATAACGACCTGGGCATGGCGGTGGCCAATTCGCTGGCTGGCGTCAAGATTGGCGGTGCGCGTCAGGTTGAGTGCACTATCAACGGTTTGGGCGAACGAGCCGGCAATTGCTCATTGGAAGAAGTGGTGATGGCTGTGAAAACCCGCCGCGATCACTTCGGTTTGGAAGTGGGGATCGATGCCAGCCAGATCGTGGCCGCCTCGCGACTGGTCAGCCAGACCACCGGCTTTGTGGTGCAGCCCAACAAGGCGGTGGTCGGCGCCAATGCTTTCGCCCATGCCAGCGGCATTCACCAAGACGGCGTGCTCAAGGCGAGGGATACCTACGAAATCATGCGCGCCGAGGATGTGGGCTGGGCAGCCAACAAGATCGTGCTGGGTAAGCTCAGTGGCCGCAATGCCTTCAAGCAGCGGCTGGAACAGCTCGGCATCCAGTTGGACGGTGAGGCCGAAGTGAACGAGGCCTTCCAGCGTTTCAAGGATCTGGCCGATCGCAAGGCCGAGGTCTTCGACGAAGACATTCTGGCCCTGGTGATGGAGGAGCAGGCTGACCACGAGCCCGACCACTATCGGCTGCTGGCTTTGGCGCAGCGCTCTGAAATGGGCGAGCGGCCGCACGCGGCGGTGGTGTTTGAAGCCGGCGGGGTGGAGTACCGGGCTGAGAGCGATGGCAACGGGCCGGTGGACGCTTGCGTGCGCGCCATTGAGTCGCAGCTTCAATCCGGCGCGGAGTTGCTTCTATTCAGTGTCAACGCCATTTCCAGCGGCAGCTCCGAGTCGCAAGGCGAGGTGAGCATGCGCCTGCAGCACGCCGGACGGGTGGTGAATGCGGTTGGGGCTGACCCGGACATCATCGTCGCCTCGGCGAAGGCCTATCTGAATGCGCTCAACAAGTTGCGCAGCAAGAACGAGAGATTGCCTGCCCAGGGATGA
- the pssA gene encoding CDP-diacylglycerol--serine O-phosphatidyltransferase: MNEAPNDFPDSELDPHEAPARKPRKGLYVLPNLFTLAALFGGFYAIVMAMNGRFENAAIGIFCAMVLDSLDGRVARMTGTQSAFGEQMDSLSDMVSFGAAPALVAYEWALRDLGKLGWIAAFVYCACAALRLARFNTNIGIIDRRFFQGLPSPAAAALVAGSIWLAVDAGWGPQTHPWLSGVMVFITLYAGLTMVTNAPFYSFKDFSLKRSVPFALLVALVLLIALVSSHPPIALFALFCCYSLSGYVEYGRRRWKGRHASLIATSTDEPDEAGLHG, encoded by the coding sequence ATGAACGAAGCCCCCAACGACTTCCCCGACTCCGAGCTCGATCCGCATGAAGCCCCTGCGCGCAAGCCGCGCAAGGGGCTTTATGTTTTGCCCAATCTGTTCACCCTGGCGGCCTTGTTCGGGGGCTTCTATGCCATCGTCATGGCCATGAACGGGCGGTTTGAGAATGCGGCCATTGGTATCTTTTGCGCCATGGTGCTCGACAGCCTGGACGGCCGCGTGGCGCGCATGACCGGCACCCAGTCGGCCTTTGGCGAGCAGATGGACAGCCTCTCGGACATGGTCAGCTTTGGCGCTGCCCCGGCCCTGGTGGCCTATGAATGGGCTTTGCGGGACTTGGGCAAGCTCGGCTGGATCGCAGCCTTTGTCTACTGCGCCTGTGCGGCGCTGCGACTGGCACGCTTCAACACCAATATCGGCATCATCGATAGGCGCTTCTTCCAAGGCCTGCCCAGCCCGGCCGCGGCGGCCTTGGTGGCGGGCTCGATCTGGCTGGCGGTGGATGCCGGCTGGGGCCCCCAGACCCACCCCTGGCTGAGCGGGGTGATGGTCTTCATCACGCTGTATGCCGGGCTGACGATGGTGACCAACGCGCCGTTCTACAGCTTCAAGGATTTCAGCCTCAAGCGCTCCGTGCCCTTTGCGTTGCTGGTGGCGCTCGTGCTCTTGATCGCGCTGGTGTCCAGCCATCCGCCGATCGCTTTGTTCGCGCTGTTCTGTTGCTACAGCCTGTCGGGGTATGTGGAGTATGGGCGGCGCAGGTGGAAGGGGCGACACGCCAGTCTGATCGCAACTTCCACCGACGAGCCTGACGAAGCGGGCCTGCACGGTTGA
- the ilvC gene encoding ketol-acid reductoisomerase yields the protein MNVYYDKDADLSLIKGKQVAIIGYGSQGHAHALNLHESGVKVTVGVRRGGPSWAKAEGAGLKVAEVAEAVKAADVVMVLLPDEQIAKVYREDIEPNIRKGASLAFAHGFNVHYGQVQPRADLDVWMVAPKAPGHTVRNTYKQGGGVPHLIAVHADATGRARDLALSYASANGGGKAGIIQTTFREETETDLFGEQAVLCGGAVELIKAGFETLTEAGYAPEMAYFECLHELKLIVDLIYEGGIANMNYSISNNAEYGEYVTGPEVITAQSKAAMKEALRRIQTGEYAKSFILENQAGAPTLISRRRLMAEHPIEVVGEKLRDMMPWIKANKMVDKSKN from the coding sequence ATGAATGTGTATTACGACAAAGACGCCGACCTCTCCCTCATCAAAGGCAAGCAGGTGGCCATCATTGGCTATGGCTCCCAAGGGCATGCGCACGCGCTGAACCTGCACGAGAGCGGGGTCAAAGTGACCGTGGGCGTGCGTCGTGGCGGCCCAAGCTGGGCCAAGGCCGAAGGTGCTGGCCTGAAGGTGGCCGAGGTGGCTGAGGCCGTGAAGGCGGCCGATGTGGTGATGGTGCTGCTGCCCGATGAGCAGATTGCCAAGGTCTACCGCGAGGACATTGAGCCCAACATCCGCAAGGGGGCTTCGCTGGCGTTCGCGCACGGCTTCAATGTCCACTATGGCCAGGTGCAGCCGCGGGCGGACCTGGATGTCTGGATGGTCGCCCCCAAGGCCCCGGGGCACACCGTGCGCAATACCTACAAGCAGGGCGGGGGTGTGCCGCACCTGATCGCCGTGCATGCCGATGCCACTGGCCGGGCGCGCGATCTGGCGCTGTCCTATGCCTCGGCCAATGGCGGCGGCAAGGCCGGCATCATCCAGACCACGTTCCGCGAGGAGACCGAGACCGATCTGTTCGGCGAGCAGGCCGTGCTGTGTGGTGGCGCAGTGGAACTGATCAAGGCTGGTTTCGAGACCCTGACCGAGGCTGGCTATGCACCCGAGATGGCCTATTTCGAGTGCCTGCACGAACTCAAGCTGATCGTCGACCTGATCTATGAAGGCGGCATCGCCAACATGAACTATTCGATCTCGAACAACGCAGAGTACGGCGAGTATGTGACCGGCCCTGAGGTGATCACGGCGCAAAGCAAGGCGGCCATGAAGGAGGCGCTGCGCCGGATTCAGACTGGCGAATACGCCAAGAGCTTCATCCTGGAAAACCAGGCTGGCGCTCCGACCTTGATCAGCCGCCGCCGCCTGATGGCCGAGCACCCGATCGAAGTCGTGGGCGAGAAGCTCCGCGACATGATGCCGTGGATCAAGGCCAACAAGATGGTGGACAAGAGCAAGAACTGA
- the ilvN gene encoding acetolactate synthase small subunit yields the protein MRHIIAVLLENEPGALSRVVALFSARGYNIESLSVAPTEDASLSRMTITTTGSDEVLEQITKHLNRLIEVVKVVDLTEAQFIERELMLVKLRAVGKEREELKRTADIFRGRIVDVTEKTYTIELTGDAPKLDAFLEAVDRTAILETVRTGASGIGRGDRVLRV from the coding sequence ATGAGACACATCATTGCCGTCCTGTTGGAGAACGAGCCTGGCGCGCTGTCGCGGGTGGTGGCGCTGTTCTCGGCGCGGGGCTACAACATCGAGTCGCTGTCGGTGGCGCCAACCGAAGATGCCTCGCTCTCGCGCATGACCATCACCACCACGGGTTCGGACGAGGTGCTGGAGCAGATCACCAAACACTTGAACCGCCTCATCGAGGTGGTCAAGGTGGTGGATTTGACCGAGGCCCAGTTCATTGAGCGCGAACTGATGCTGGTGAAGCTGCGCGCGGTGGGCAAGGAGCGTGAGGAGCTCAAGCGCACCGCTGACATCTTTCGCGGCCGCATCGTCGATGTGACCGAGAAGACTTACACCATCGAGTTGACGGGTGATGCGCCCAAGCTCGATGCCTTCCTTGAGGCGGTGGACCGTACCGCCATTCTTGAAACCGTGCGCACCGGCGCCAGCGGCATTGGCCGTGGTGACCGCGTGTTGCGTGTCTAA
- a CDS encoding acetolactate synthase 3 catalytic subunit, translated as MTAVNAESKARTTAPAEGPEASGQELMGAEIMVRCLQQEGVKYLWGYPGGAVLYIYDALYKQQTIQHVLVRHEQAAIHAADGYARATGEVGVALVTSGPGVTNAITGIATAYMDSIPMVIVTGQVPTAAIGLDAFQECDTVGITRPVVKHNFLVKDVKDLALTMKKAFHIARTGRPGPVVVDIPKDVSLHKTAFEYPATLHMRSYQPVKKGHPGQIRKAVQLLMSAQRPYIYTGGGVILGEATAELRELVDLLGFPCTNTLMGLGAMPGTDPRFLGMLGMHGTYEANMTMQHCDVLLAVGARFDDRVIGNPKHFGQVARKIIHVDIDPSSISKRVKVDIPIVGDVKEVLQELIHQIKEARERPQPEHLNAWWRQIREWRARECLAYKPSDTLIKPQAVVEKLWELTRDSDCYVTSDVGQHQMWAAQYFRFDAPRRWINSGGLGTMGVGLPYAMGIKLAKPDSDVFCITGEGSIQMCIQELSTCLQYKTPVKIIALNNRYLGMVRQWQQLDYGGRYSHSYMDALPDFVKLAEAYGHVGIRVEHPSEVEAALKEAIRLKDRTVFLDIRTDPSENVWPMVQAGKGITEMLLGSEDL; from the coding sequence ATGACCGCTGTGAATGCGGAAAGCAAGGCGCGCACGACCGCGCCGGCCGAGGGGCCAGAAGCGTCGGGGCAGGAGCTGATGGGCGCCGAAATCATGGTGCGCTGCCTGCAGCAAGAAGGTGTCAAGTATTTGTGGGGCTATCCCGGCGGTGCCGTGCTCTACATCTACGACGCGCTCTACAAACAACAAACCATTCAGCATGTGCTGGTGCGCCACGAACAGGCGGCCATCCATGCGGCCGATGGCTATGCAAGGGCCACCGGAGAAGTGGGCGTTGCCCTGGTGACCTCAGGTCCGGGGGTGACGAATGCCATCACGGGCATTGCCACGGCCTATATGGACTCGATCCCGATGGTGATCGTGACCGGGCAGGTGCCCACCGCAGCCATCGGCCTGGATGCCTTCCAGGAATGCGACACGGTGGGCATCACCCGGCCGGTGGTCAAGCACAACTTTCTCGTCAAGGACGTCAAAGACCTGGCGCTGACGATGAAGAAGGCCTTCCACATCGCCCGCACCGGGCGCCCTGGGCCGGTGGTGGTGGACATCCCCAAAGACGTGTCGCTGCACAAGACGGCGTTTGAGTACCCGGCCACGCTGCACATGCGCAGCTATCAGCCGGTGAAGAAGGGGCACCCGGGTCAAATTCGCAAGGCGGTGCAGCTCCTGATGAGTGCTCAGCGCCCTTACATCTACACGGGCGGCGGCGTGATCCTGGGCGAGGCGACCGCCGAACTGCGGGAGTTGGTTGACCTGCTCGGCTTCCCCTGCACGAACACCTTGATGGGTTTGGGGGCGATGCCGGGGACGGATCCGCGCTTCTTGGGCATGCTTGGGATGCACGGCACCTACGAGGCCAATATGACCATGCAGCACTGTGATGTGCTGTTGGCCGTGGGCGCGCGCTTTGATGATCGGGTGATCGGCAACCCCAAGCACTTCGGCCAAGTGGCGCGCAAGATCATTCATGTGGACATCGATCCCAGTTCGATCTCCAAGCGCGTCAAGGTCGACATCCCTATCGTCGGAGATGTGAAAGAGGTGCTGCAGGAGCTGATCCATCAGATCAAGGAGGCGCGTGAGCGACCTCAGCCGGAGCATCTCAATGCCTGGTGGCGCCAAATTCGCGAGTGGCGCGCCCGGGAATGCCTGGCCTACAAGCCCAGCGACACCCTCATCAAACCGCAGGCGGTGGTGGAAAAGCTCTGGGAGCTGACGCGCGATAGCGATTGCTATGTCACGTCGGATGTGGGGCAGCACCAGATGTGGGCGGCGCAGTACTTCCGCTTTGATGCGCCGCGGCGTTGGATCAACAGCGGTGGCCTGGGCACCATGGGCGTGGGTCTGCCCTATGCCATGGGCATCAAGCTGGCCAAGCCGGATTCAGATGTGTTTTGCATCACCGGAGAGGGCTCGATCCAAATGTGTATTCAAGAGCTCTCGACCTGCTTGCAGTACAAGACGCCGGTCAAGATCATTGCGCTCAACAACCGCTACCTGGGCATGGTGCGCCAGTGGCAGCAGCTTGATTACGGCGGGCGCTATAGCCACAGCTATATGGATGCGCTGCCGGACTTTGTGAAGCTGGCCGAGGCCTATGGCCATGTGGGCATTCGGGTGGAGCACCCCAGCGAAGTGGAGGCCGCCTTGAAGGAGGCGATTCGCCTCAAGGACCGCACCGTGTTTTTGGACATCCGCACCGACCCCAGCGAAAACGTCTGGCCCATGGTGCAGGCGGGCAAGGGCATCACTGAGATGCTCCTGGGCTCGGAAGATCTCTGA
- a CDS encoding RNA polymerase sigma factor, with protein MASDTELNDFLRSIERRAFKRTAYMVRDDDAALDIVQDAMIRLAQHYAHRPAEELPLLFQRILSNATMDWFRRQKVRKAVMVNLSDFEGDDPDDGFDLLGAITGGDGALGALSAADEVEKAEILALIDEEVQKLPTRQREAFMLRYWEEFDVAETASAMGCSEGSVKTHCSRAVHALAKALTARGIRP; from the coding sequence TTGGCTTCCGATACCGAACTCAACGACTTCCTGCGTTCCATCGAGCGGCGTGCCTTCAAACGCACCGCATACATGGTGCGTGACGACGATGCCGCACTGGACATCGTGCAGGACGCCATGATCCGCCTGGCTCAGCATTACGCGCACCGTCCGGCCGAGGAATTGCCGCTGCTGTTCCAGCGCATCCTCTCCAACGCCACCATGGACTGGTTCCGGCGCCAAAAAGTGCGCAAGGCCGTCATGGTCAATCTGTCAGACTTCGAGGGCGACGACCCCGACGATGGTTTTGACTTGCTGGGGGCCATCACCGGCGGGGATGGCGCGTTGGGTGCCCTGAGCGCCGCGGATGAAGTGGAAAAGGCCGAAATACTGGCCCTGATTGATGAAGAAGTGCAGAAGTTGCCCACGCGTCAACGCGAAGCCTTCATGCTGCGTTACTGGGAAGAATTCGATGTTGCTGAGACCGCCAGCGCCATGGGCTGTTCCGAAGGCAGTGTGAAAACACATTGCTCCAGAGCCGTTCACGCGTTGGCCAAAGCATTGACCGCACGGGGAATCCGACCATGA
- a CDS encoding DUF3619 family protein — MKPNQTQTSHEQAIDRLGAALAKPLQQQADTLAPEITARLEAARQQALAAARATREASAVQVSGLGQAALSGPGGKRRLGLAWIPALALVLGLALLSQGQWLQQVLGLGEVDTQLLKDQLPPNAYGDPGFNEYLDEEEPKDPAAEPPADEVDSGA, encoded by the coding sequence ATGAAGCCGAACCAGACCCAAACCAGCCACGAACAGGCCATTGACCGCCTGGGCGCCGCTTTGGCCAAACCGCTTCAACAACAGGCCGACACCCTTGCCCCGGAAATCACGGCGCGGCTGGAGGCAGCGCGACAGCAGGCACTTGCGGCCGCTCGCGCCACGCGCGAAGCCAGCGCGGTGCAGGTCAGCGGCCTGGGCCAGGCCGCCCTCAGCGGCCCTGGCGGCAAGCGCCGCCTCGGCTTGGCGTGGATCCCTGCCTTGGCCTTGGTGCTGGGCTTGGCCTTGCTGTCGCAAGGTCAATGGTTGCAGCAAGTCCTGGGTCTTGGCGAAGTCGATACCCAGTTGCTGAAAGATCAGCTGCCGCCCAATGCCTACGGCGATCCGGGATTCAACGAGTACTTGGACGAAGAGGAGCCGAAAGATCCGGCCGCCGAACCGCCCGCAGACGAAGTGGATTCCGGCGCATGA
- a CDS encoding DUF3106 domain-containing protein, which produces MRALTALTLSACCAFGGASLGWAQEPTPPLAAASRPWSALRADQREILKTLGSQWQQLDASDQEKWLTVAARYPKLEAEEQQRLQARMAQWAQMSPAQRTQVRIGWQDAQRVKPQERQAKWERYQALTEEQREALKLRASQRPARLIVPAAGQSLPPLMAQARAGVSTITPGSRSAPSPLHPLPLSRLDPQTLLPKSGTPHKQ; this is translated from the coding sequence ATGAGGGCTTTAACAGCCCTGACGCTGTCCGCTTGCTGTGCTTTCGGCGGCGCATCTCTGGGCTGGGCACAGGAACCCACACCGCCGCTCGCGGCCGCCAGCCGCCCTTGGTCCGCCCTCAGGGCCGACCAGCGAGAGATCTTGAAAACCCTGGGCTCCCAGTGGCAGCAGTTGGACGCCTCCGATCAAGAAAAGTGGCTGACCGTGGCCGCGCGCTACCCCAAGCTTGAGGCCGAGGAGCAGCAGCGACTGCAGGCACGGATGGCGCAATGGGCGCAAATGTCGCCCGCCCAACGCACGCAGGTGCGCATCGGCTGGCAAGACGCGCAGCGCGTCAAACCCCAAGAACGACAGGCCAAGTGGGAGCGCTACCAAGCACTCACCGAGGAGCAACGCGAAGCGCTCAAACTCCGGGCCAGCCAGCGACCCGCGCGTCTGATCGTGCCCGCTGCGGGGCAATCCTTGCCGCCGCTGATGGCACAGGCCCGGGCCGGGGTCAGCACCATCACGCCGGGGTCTCGCTCGGCGCCCTCCCCCCTGCATCCCCTGCCCTTGTCACGCCTGGATCCGCAGACTCTGCTGCCCAAGTCGGGCACTCCCCACAAGCAATGA
- a CDS encoding RDD family protein, with the protein MAPPLRRRLAALLYEGLLVFGLLMAGGFAHYAITRSSFDPQHSNASGWVALAVLTAYFGACWTRGQTLAMKTWFISVIDRQHGGPPGWPRALLRFALAWLLVLPALGLLYALGLGQERKLIYLGVTLNVLVYAGLSWLLPGRQFLHDWLAGTALIDQRNNAA; encoded by the coding sequence ATGGCACCGCCCTTGCGCCGCCGCTTGGCTGCCCTGCTGTACGAAGGCTTGCTGGTCTTCGGCCTATTGATGGCTGGCGGCTTTGCCCACTACGCCATCACTCGCAGCAGCTTTGATCCTCAGCACAGCAATGCCAGTGGTTGGGTCGCCTTGGCGGTGCTGACCGCCTACTTTGGTGCCTGCTGGACCCGCGGCCAAACGCTGGCCATGAAGACCTGGTTCATCAGTGTGATCGACCGCCAGCACGGCGGCCCACCCGGTTGGCCGCGCGCCCTGCTGCGCTTTGCCCTGGCCTGGCTGCTGGTGCTGCCGGCACTCGGACTTCTGTACGCGCTGGGCCTGGGTCAAGAGCGCAAGCTGATCTACCTCGGCGTGACGCTGAATGTACTGGTGTACGCAGGCCTGAGTTGGCTGCTACCCGGGCGCCAGTTTCTGCATGACTGGCTGGCCGGAACGGCCCTGATCGATCAGCGAAATAACGCGGCTTAA